The following is a genomic window from Egicoccus sp. AB-alg2.
TCGCAACCGCGCAGACGGTCACCCATCGGACCACCCGGGCGCCGCAGCGTGCCTTTCGTGGGTGAGAACGGACATCGTCTCGCGCCTCGCGCCAAACCCGCCCAACCCCTTCTAGACACCGGCCGCAAACCGAAACGAACGGAGGAGATCATGGCAAGGATCGGGAACTTCACCATCGTCTGCCCCGCCTGCAAGGGCACAGGAAGGTCGCCCCAGAAGGGCACCGGGTTCAAGCCGCCGTGCCACCGGTGCGGCGGCAAGGGCAAGATCGTCAAGGGATGACCATCACCGACCCGACCGTGCACCGCCGAGAGACGGGTGGAGAAGGCGGTTCTGCGGCCCCCGCTGGGTTGCAGAGCCGCCCCTCAACGGTGTTCGACGATCCCCGGTGCGTGGCGTTGCTAGGGCGTCGGTGTGGTGATCCCGTGATCGACGCCGCTCTCGAGGTGTGTCACGAGAACCCGGCTCGTGCCGCTTGTGAAGCGCTGTTCGGCGAGAACCGGGTCACACGCCCGGTGGTCAGGAGCTTCGCGCGGTCCATCCTCGGCGCTCCTGGTCAGCCTCCCGGACGCAACGCCGCCCTAGGTGGGCTGTCCCTGCTGCTCGCGATCGACAACACCGCAGCCCACGGGGATCTCCTCACCCCGTCGGACCTGGCCGAGGTCCTAACCGCTGCAGCGGCCCCCACGGGCGAGCTGCTGCGTGAGCCGCTTCGAGCCATGGCCCGTGAACGGCTGGCAGCCCTGCTCGCAGACACCCCGCGGCGCCGGCGGGTCGAGCTCGCCGTCGAGCTCCTACACGATGGCTCTGGGCGCACCGGACGGAGCTTCTGGCGCCTGCGACGCATGCAGATCGACGTCGGGCAGATCTACCCCCTCTCAGAGCCCACCCTCGACCGGCTGCACTTCGCCGTCCACCTCCTGTCAGCCGAGACTGCCTGTCCGGCCGTGACTCCTAACAGGATTATCGGCACGACGCCGGACCGGGTGGTGTTGTCCGACGGTCACGACGTGCGACCCCTCAACACGCTGGCGCAGGCGTTGTTCGAGAGCTGGCAGTTCGATAACTGCCTCGATTCGCGCTGGCAGCAGATCGCGAACCGTGGACACCTCTTGGTGACCGTGCACCGCCACGGCCACCCCCAAGCTGCTGTCCAACTGGACCCCGCAGGAGACATTCGCGAGATACTTGGGCCCGCCAACCGGCCCCTCGAACTGCGAACGCGACGACGCCTCGAGCATGTCCTCATCGCTACCGGCCTCCTGCCTCCAAGGCCCACACCAAACTCCGGCGGTCCGCCTGCCGAGGTAGCTGCCCGCATCAGCTGCCTGGCCGTGTCGCTGTTAGCCCACGAACTGGATCCAGGCACCGATCCCCGGAGCCACCCCTTCGAGGGGCTCGGCGACCGGATGCTCCGTTTGCTGCACACCCGCCGGTCCCGGCTCCGTCACGAGGAGTTCGCCCGGCTGCACACCTCGGACCAGCAGCAGATTCAGCCCTGCCGCCAGCAACCCACCGGCCTGGACGCCAACCTCGGGTTGACGCTCCACCCCTGGCTCACGATCGCGGCCATGCTGGTCGCGTCCCACATCAGCGACCCCGACTTGGACCGCCTCGACACCAGCGAGGCCTGCCGTCGCGCGACGATCGCGCACGCACGCCAGGTGCTCAACCGTGAGCTGACCATCCCCGACCGCCCACCCCACCCCGACATCATCGTGATCGCCAACGCCCCCGACATCCCTGCACCCATCACCGGAGGGCTTCGCGAGATCCTTGACATCTGGGCAGACATCTACCGTGACTCCCGCTGAAAGTTGTCTCGCTGAACCGGGGAACACCATTCAGTGAGCAGCTTGATCATCGTGCCGGTTGCATGACGCGTCCCTCCTCGTCTGCTCAACACCACGGCTTGTGGTGCCGTCCGTTGGACGTCGTGCAGCGTCCGGATGCAACTCACGAACGGCTCACGCCAGCGTGCGTCTCTGGGAGGCCCAGTCCGATCGACCACCACACCCTGTTCGGCCGCCTAGCATCTCGCCGACGATCGCTGTCGGTTCTGTCGAGCGCGACTCGTGTCCCGTCAAGCAGGTGGCTATGCAAGGCTGGCTGGGCCCTAGGACGACCGGGGACCGGCGTCCAGAGGAGCCCGAACGGGTCTACCGAGCTGCATATGCCGTGGCCGTCCGGAGCCGGATCCTGGACGAGTAGCGTGCCTGCAGTCATGAGCCGCGAGGGCGACCCGCGACGTCACGTAGTGGAGGAGAGCGGCGATGAGGAAGCGTTGGAGGGCGATGTCGGGAGGGAGCAAGGGCGCGTTCTCAGGCCTGCTACTCGGTATTGCCTCCTTCATCTTGCTGCTGGCAACAGGAGGGATTCAGGCGGATGCCGCGTCTGCGATCGCCGCTGTGTTGGCCCTTCTCCTATACACGGTTGTGGGCGGCTTCATTGGGCACTGGGCTTCGAAGGCCAATCGCTGGATAGAGGAGCGTTTTCCCGACCGGGGTTTTCCTGCTCGGGTCAAGGCGGAGAGGCTTGAGATTGGTGCCCGCTTCTTGGCCCAGGGAGGTGCGTCGTTCGTCCTGCTCGTTTTCAGCATCTGGGCACTGGCCTCCATCGATGATCTCGACGGAGCGCTTCGCGCCGGGGAGGGGGCGGCGGGAGGGGACCTCCTGTTGGCAGCTCTCGGGATACCAGCTGGTGTAAAGGCTTTGTTCGGTGCCGCGCAGCTCGCGGCCGACATCGGGGCAGAGCAGTGGCGCAACGAGGCAGCACGCTATCGACGACAGGCCGAGATCCAGGAGGCCAAGGAGCAGCCATAGGACGACGGACGGCCGCTCAGCCAGCATGGTCGGGACTCATTCAAGCTTAGGTAGCAGCTCTGCTGCGTCGTCGACGTCGCTGACGGCGCTGTAGTAGGTCAGCGTGGTGGTCACGTCGGCGTGGCCGAGGAAGGCCTGGGTCTTACTCGGGTGCAGGCCGGCATCAGCGAGCTGGCTCGCGACCGTGGAACGGAAGGTCTTGAGGCTGCCGTGATCCACCCCGGCCGCGGTGCGCGCCCGATGGAAGGTGCGACCGACGTTCCGCTGGTCGATCGGGTGCCCGTTGCGGGTGGTGAAGACCAGCCCGTGAAGGTTCTCGGAGCCATCGGCCATCCGATGCTGTTGTCGGTGGCGCCATGCCTCGAGTTCGGCGGCGGCCTCGGCCCGCAGCGGGATCGTGCGGCGGGAAGTGGCGGTCTTGGGATGGACCAGCTCGCCCCACCGGTCGAGCTGCCACACCACGGTCAGTCGCGGTGGCATCGAGGTGAGGTCGAGGTCGCGCCAGCGCAGGCCGCAGGCCTCCCCGATACGCAAGCCGGTGCGGGCGAGAGAAGGAGGATCGGGAAGAAGTGCTCGTTCCGGGCGGCCTTGAGCAGGAGCGTGAGCTCGTGGTCGGTGAACCGGTCGACGGGCGGCCGGGGGGCGGCGACCCCGCCGCCGTAGCGGGCGACGTTGCGGATCAGCCGGTCCTGACGGACGGCGGTCGACAGTGCGGAGCGCAGGGTCTCGCGCATCCGGTTGACGGGGGCGGGGGCGTAGCCGGCGGTGAGCTTGCGGTTCGCGAACGCGTCGAGCTCGCGGACGGTGAGCTGGCCGACCTTGCGGTTTCCGAGTTCGGGGTTGGGGTGGTGCTCGACGACTATCCGGTAGTGAGCCAGCGTGGTCCGGGCGAGCGGCCGGCGGCCGGGCTTGCCCTTCGGCGCTTCGACGGTGCGCCACCAGCGCAGGTAATCAGCGAGCCGCTCGTCAGTGACCGGGTTTGTGAGCTGGCCGTGCTCGAGTTGCTGCGTGGCGATCCAGGCCTCGGCCTGCGCCCGGCTGTCGAAGGTTCTGCTGCGGCGGATGCGTCGGCCGCTGAGGTCGGTGCCGAGGCTCACTTGCGCTTGGAGCCGCCCGCCGCGAGCCGTGATGGTGCCCGTGCCGCGTCGAGCCCGTACCCGTCGTGCAGCTGCCACCTGCCTTCTACCGCTCGCTCGCCTTGACGGTAGGCAGCGGGCCGCAGCGGTAGCCAACCGATAGGCAGCGCGATGCTCCGGCAGCGTCCTCGACGGAACTCCTCGACACCGTGATACGCCGAGAACCGGCCACGATGGGCCGGTTCTCGTGTGTGCGCCGCCAGGGACTCGAACCCCGAACCTGCCGGTTAAGAGGGGGTCGAAGGCGTCCACCGCACACCACGTTCGTCCAGAAAGCCACTCTGACCAGTGCAAGCGCTCGGTCGGGGGTCCACTGATGTCCGCCGTCGTTCATCGAGTTCGCTGGAGTTAGGGCGCAGTTAGGGCACACCCTCCCTCGTTCATCGATCGGCGTCCGCACGCGGTGGTTTCGTCAGCAGAACGTCGAGCAGCGACGGGCGGTCCTCAGTGATGGTCCCCACAGCACGTCGGGGTCGAAGTCGAAGTAGTGGTGTGTGAGCCGGTCTCGCATCCGCGCCGCGCCCGACCACGGCACGGGTGCGCGTTGCGGTCGGTTCGCTGACCCGCTTGGCGGCCTCACCGACGATCTCGACCAGCTTGGTGACGGCCAGCCGCAGGATCTCGTCGCCCTCGAGGCCCTGACGAGAGCTGCCCTGCGAGTAGCGCAGCGCCTTCTCGACGGCGTCGCGCGCGTGACGGATGCGGATCCGGGGATCTGGAGTTCGGCCCGGGCGACGAGGACCGGCGCTTTGTCGCCCGTGATGAGCTGCGGCATCGGCTCGAGCGGTGTCTGGACGCGCGAGGGCGAGTTGCGGGCGGATGCGCAGCTCATGCTGGGCTTTAAGTGGGGATACCTCGCGGACATATCGGAGGTTGGAGCACTACCAGTCGGCAGGGAGGGTTGTATCCTTGCCTTCACAGCATGGACAGTTCACCCAATATGCTGAACTAGAGTTCGCGTCCGGAACGTGGAAGCCCCGCCATCCAAGCTTAATGAGTTCGTGCTTTGTCCCCGCACCGTTGCAGTGGCTGACGACCCAGAACTGACCGCACGGTATGCACTCGTATGGCCGTCCTTTCCCGTGCTGCTTGGGCGTGATCTCGCGACCGGTTACGCGCGAGAACGGGATCACTTCGGCGCCCGGTTGCCCACACGACCAGCATCGGCTGCGCAATCCGGCCTTGTACCCGAAGAGTATCCAGAAAAGTCGTGTTAGTTCTCGCCGTTCCTTATCGTCCGGATGTAAGCGAAGAGCACCGAAGTCGTGTTTCGGCCAGGCGTCGTGTACTTCTCTCGACGTTCGAACTTCGGGGTGGTCTCGGAGCTTCCGTCCTCCTGTTACGGTATACCGGCGGCCCGGCGTGGGGTGGACTATGAAGGATGCCTGAGCGATGATGGCTTTCGACGATTCTGTGAGGTGAGACCGCCGGTACTTCGTGGCGGCGGTTCCTTCTAGAACAAGAAGGAACCACGAATCATCGCAGGCCCCGGCATCTTCGGCGTACTTGCCGGGTGGGGGAAGCTGGTAAGCGTGGTATTTCGCGTCGATAATGCACCGTATCATGCCCTCGTCGGTGGTGATGTCGAGGACTATGTCCGGACGCATGCGCCGCTCGTCCGCAGTCGGGTAGGTGAGCTCGAGCCAAGGTTCATACCAAAGAGATACGCGCACCCCATAGGTATCTTGGAGCTGAATGGGGGGGGCAGACCGCATGCGTTCCGGTTCGAAAAGGTCAGCGTGGTCCATCCCGCGACTCACGACTGCGAATCCACGTTTCAACAGTCCGACGTAGACGGACCAGAGCACCCACCACTCGTACATCTCGCTCGTATGGCGAAGCGAAGCACCTTCTGGCAGAGACCTCTCCCACCCGGGTTTGATGTAAGGGACAACCGCGCGATACTCCCGCAGCGCCTTTCTAAGTAGTGCGCCTCTCGGATTGAAGATCCAATCGTTGGTCTCGCGCGGTGGCCGGACGGTCTCCTTGTAGGGGCCGAGCTTCGTAAGCACAGACTTGATGTCGCCTAGGTCTCCTCGCGCCGTGGATGTGTCGCGCGGTTCCTCGGACCCCCGTATCGCGTTTTTGAAGACGCGAGCTTCAGCGGCGAACTCCTGGAAGGCACTCTCCCGTTGTTCAGCGGCTCGCTGTTGGCGGTTCACCAGTTCCGTAAGGGCGCGCTCCAGTCGGTGGTGCTCACGAGCGACGATGGTGCAGATGTGGTCGATCCACTCCGTGACGGGCGAACTAGGCATCTCGGCCAGACGCGTGACCCGTACGTGGCGATGGCCAGGACGGCGCGCGATGGCGCGTGCCATCCGAGCGTCAGTGGCTCCCCTGTCAGTGGGCACAACGGCGGTCTGTCGCCCGAAACGTCTCGCCGCCGACCGGCGGACTTCACCAGCATGCTGGCCTAGCGCAGTGGCCAGCTTCGCCAGCGCTGCCACCTGCAGCGAGACCGCGTCGCCACGTGTACGAGGCCGCTGCAGGTCTCGCGCCCCTACGCGGTAGACCGATGCGTCGAGTGCCAGCCGACCGAGATCTTCGATCATCGCGTGATAGTCGTCGAGGGGCAGTTGCGAGGCCGCGACGAGAACCGCCGGAGCTAACGGCGGTCCCTCACGAGAGGCGTGCAGGGAGACCCAGCCAGCAGCTGGAGGACCGCCGCGTGGAAGCTGCCACCAACGGCGCTCCGGGTTGTATTCGAGTTCCCGCCAGACATCGCCGTCGCGCACCCAGGGGGGTGACCTATCAAGCTCGTCTTCTCGACGTACGCCCCACTGTCGGTACTGGGACGGGATCTCAACGAAACCCTCAGGACTGAGCTCCAGCGGCCGATCGCTCAAGCAGACCTGAACTTCTTCCACGTCAGTTCAGCCAAGACACTGGTCGCATGCGCCTCTCTGCTCGGCTCTCAAGCGCTTCGAGTTCCTTACCAAGGCTTGTTAGCTTCCAATCGTTCTTGGCCTTCTTCGCAACGTCGCCTACGGCGCTGCTGCCAGGTTCGGCTCTGACAGCGGGTAGAAGCCTCATTATGAGGACGTCTTCGACCGTCACTGCTGCCGGAGCCGGGATGTTCGGAAGCACATGGACCGCTGCGCGCAGAGCGTTATAGAGCCTACGGCTCGGATAGACGTCCACCTGCTCAAGAAGTGAGCTCCCCTCCTTACCGGTGATTATCCTCCAAACCCGTTCAACCTCTTCGACGACCGCTGCCTCGGAGGGTCGAACGGCGTCTCCCCAAGGCGGCTCTTGAGCGCTCGGTTGCTGGACGTCACCGGCGACCGGCGGGAAAACAGCTGCTGGCGGGAGGTGCTCGACGCGGAGGCCCAGGGATCGGTCGAGTACCTTCGGTGAGAGTTCCTTCGTGGTGGCGTCGTCGTTCAAGGTTCCCATCAAGCACAAAGACTTCGGGAGTAGAACGGTCTCGCGAACACGCTCCCGCAGAACCCGCAGCGCCGTCGATTCGGCGCTTCCCGCTCCAGCTGCGAGGGCCCTATCTTCCAGGTGTCGTAGCTGCTCCGGGCTATAGAGACGTATCCTGCCATCTTCCCGGGATTGCTTTGAGCGTTCGAACTCGCCTAAGACGTCCGCCGCGTAGTTCTCTATCCGAGCGATGTTGAGTTCATCAAGCACCACAATCTGCGTAGGGACGCCTTTTCTATCCCCTCTTAAGAGTATGTCGAGAAAATCAGTCGTGCTGTAGATCGCTTGACCTGGCATGAGGAAACCGAGCAGGTCTGCCGTGTCGAGCCACTCCGGACGAACAGCGATCATCTCCGCTGAGCGCCCCGTCAGTCCGTTCGAGAGCGCATTCGCGAGAGTGGACTTCCCCGACCCTGGCGGACCTCCGAACAGTAGAAGCTGGCCAGTCAATCGTGCAATGAGAGTGCCGATTGTTGCACGACGTAGCAGGGCCGGATCGAAGTCCGACTTGAGAGTTGCTGACGAGGAAAACACCTTCTCCAGCGGGGAGTCGGACACGACCTCATGCGATGAGAACGTGATGACGTTTTGTTCCTGGTTTCGTAGACCGAGGAGTTCTACGACTCGCTTCGCTTCAGGGGACTCCACGGCTTCGATCAACTCGTTGAGGCGCGCCTCATGGGCCCGCTGCTCGGAGATGAGGTCACGCAGTTCCGACCGGTCCTCCGCAATCTTCTTCGACTGTGCGGCGAGTTCTTCCTGCTGACCGTGGTACGTCGCCTCGAGCAAGGCCTTGCTGTCCTTGAGTGCAGATCGCACTTCCTCGAGGGCCTCCTTGACCGCTGTGTCAACGACCCCAAAGGACGCCTCGAGGTTGACCCGAGCGAGAAGGAAGTCTTCCCAGCTAGACCCGGGAACCCACTGGCCCTGACCCCGTGAATAGCCCTTGGCTGGCGGAACCAACCCTCTAGCGAGTCCGTACTGGCCCTTTTCCAGCGACTCGACCCTGCCGACGATGAACTCGTCGTACTCAGCGCCGTCCGCTAAGCGGATAGTGACCGGCGACCTCACGATGCAACTGTCCTTGAGGACCTGCTCCACCCAGACGGGCGCCTCAATATCGGACATGAATTTCCCCGTACTTCTGTCGACCCTTCCGCACGTTCATCCTCCCCGCCGGGATACAGCCAACCCCGGAGATGCGCCAACGCCTGCTCAGACCGAGACCGTAGTCGGGCGTCACTTCCGGTGGTGCACCGTCTGGGTTGGTAATGAGCCTGTCGCCCGCAGGGAGGCAACCCTCAGCACCACCTGCCGGTGAAAGCCGCCCCCGTGAGGGATGAGGACAGCGTGCCGCGGCGCCGCCAACCACAAGATGTTGTGGTCAGAACGGCCATTCTCCGGTCACTTGATCCTCCGTGCTCGCAGGCGGGTTATGACCAGCACCGTCAGGACCGTCAGCTTCACGAGGAGAGCGAAGGGTCCGGAGAAGAGGATCAGTAGCAGCACCCACCAGGCCGCGAGGAGCAGGACGATCGCGCCGAGAGCCCAGCCCGCCCATCTGATGGGCTGGGCCCCGCTCCGGCGGTCGTCGCGTGTCGGCTCCGTCATCTGGTCGCCGGCAGGTCGAGGAGCCGTGCCCGGAGCACCCGTTCGCGCTGCGCGGCCTGACGCCAACTGCGCCGGGTGGCCACCGCTGCCTGTGCGGTCCATGCTCCCACGAGGGCGAACGGGATGGCGGAGAGGGTGGACCCGGTTGCCAACGCGGCCAGCTTGCCGCTGGTGGACGCGGCTCCGGCCACGGCCGCGTCACCGGCTCCTAGCGTCCGGACCGTCGCCCGGTCGGCGCCCGCAGCGAGGCGCCGTACGGCCCGGATCCCGACCCCGGTGAACCCGAACCACGGGACGAGCTGCCACAGCGGCGTGGACGCGTCCACCACCGTCCCGGCCAGGGCCCCACGGACCTGCTCGTCGAAGCTGGCAGTCGGTGACCCGAGATCGACGATGACGGGGCCTTCGGCGGGGATGACACCGGAGGGACCGACCACCTCGAAGCCCATCCGAGCGAGCCTCTCGGCAGTGTCCGTGGGCGCATAGACCAGCCGTACGTCCGGGTGGCGTCCGAAGTGGCGGAGGGCCACGTCCGGATCTGCCGCGATCTTGACGTTGGCGGTATCTACGATGGCGCCACCGGCATCGTGGAACGCGAGGTCCACGCCGGGATGGTGGTGCGCGATCAGTTCCGCGTGGACTGCCCTGCCCGGCGCCGGGAGCCTGCCATCGTTGAGCGCTTCGAGGGTGAGGAGCTCCCCGGCGGTGCCGCGCAAGGCGGAGACGAACCCCTGGAGGGCGGGCTCGTCCGCTTCGGTCGCTGCAGCGAGGTCGATATGCGCGCGTGCGGCCGCGGCGGCGAGCTCGTCGGTAGTCAAGACGTCGATGCGCGGCTGACCGCCCAGGACGACCGCGTCGAGGCTGCCGGCGGCCGTCACCGTCAGGGGTGGACGGGCTGCCCACATCGCCCGCCCTGCCGCCGCGCTGATGAGGAGCTTCGCACCCTCGTCACGCAGCGCCCGGCCCCGCTCGCGCGGATCCTTCCCCATCCGACGCACGGGGCGCGGTGCCCGTCGGCTCCGCTCACCCACGGTCGCTCTCCGATCCACCGAGGTCGCCGCGGGTGCCCCCACGCTGGAGCTCGGCGAGCCGCCGGTCCCGCAGCTCGATCTCGCGGGTCGCCCAGGCGAGCTGTTCCTGCAGGACCGTCTGGGTGGCATCGACCTCGTCGAGGTAGCGAACCACCGGACGGCTCCGCCAGCGCTCGATGCTCCGGCCGGCCCACGCCGAAACGCTGGCGACCAGCATCAGCACCGTCAGCGCGACCCAGAAGAGGCCACCGGCCAGGACGACGAGCACGAGCACCACCACAGCGACGGCTCGGAAGCCGCCCGAGGGCCGGCGCCACACGCTCGCGAGGCGCGTCGAGCCCCACCTCACCATCCCCGACCGCTGCATCCGACCCCGCCTCTGACCTCGAACTGCCGGTACCTCTGAACTGCCACCCAGTTTGTCGTTCGGGTGTGACAGCCGTGCTGACACGAAGGGGATGCATCGCTGGTTGGCACACAGGGTCGACGCGTCCCTGATTCGCTGGCCGCCCGCCGCCGTCGTTGGTATCGCTAGCATCCCACGGCGGCGGCTGACCGCGAGCTGAGGAAGAGGGTGGGCACCTCGGTACCGCAGGACCCGCGGTGGGCTCCGGAGTCCTCACCGGCCGAGCAGACGCTGTGGCGCTGGTGCGTGGAGCAACTGCCCGACCGGGTGCTTGTGCTGCCGCAAGTGGTCATGACGGTCGGAGCGAGCGGGCGGCTTGAGGAGGCGGAGGCGGACCTGGTCCTCATCGATCCCGATCATGGTGTCACCGTGGTGGAAGTGAAGGGTGGGACGCTGTCCTACGACGCGACGCGGGCGGTCTGGCGTCGTTTCGAAGGCGGGTCCCGCGAGGTGCGCGATCCGGTTAACCAAGCCAAACGCTCGCGATCGGTTCTGCGGGCGGCTCTGGGTGCGTGCGGGGTCGACACCGCACGCCTGGCGATGCGGTGGCTCGTCGCGATGCCGGAGTGTCGGCTCGCGGCCCCGGGTGAGCCCGTCCTGCGTGAGGGGCAGCTGTGGGATGCCTTGGTCGAGGACCAGCTTGCGGTCCGGTACGCCAGGAGCTGCGGGCCGCTCAGCCAGGGGGAGCAGCCGCTCGGGGAGGCTGGCGCGGCGCGCGTTGCGTCGATCCTGCGCGGGCGGAGCCAGCAGGGTCGGCCGGTCGCTGCGGCGGCGGTCGATGCTCACGAGGCTCAGGTCCGTATCCACACCGAGTCGCACCGCAATATCCTGCGGCGGTTCGTCACTCACCCCCACGTCCTGGTTCGGGGAGCGGCCGGTACTGGCAAGACCATCCTCGCGCTCGAGGCAGCCCTGCAGTTCTCCTCACTCGGCGACCGCGTGCTGCTGACCTGCTGGAACGTGATGCTCGGGCGGTGGCTGCGGGAGTCACTCCGTCAGGAGCTGCACCGGATCGGGAGCCCGGTGGCCGACCAGGTCACCGACGATCCGCGCGGGCAGGTCGTGGTGACCGACATCGCCGACGTCGCACGCCACGGGACTACGGGCGAGGCGGGAGACGATCTCGGCGAGTGGTACTACGAGCGACTCCCGGAGGTGCTGACGCCCGAGATCACCGGCGGCGAGTTCGACGTGGTCGTGCTCAATGAGGCCCAGGACCTCTCCGAGCTGTGGGCCATCGCCATTTCGAGCCTGGTGGCGAGAGACGGCCGTTGGTACGCGTTCGCGGACAGCCAGCAGGACCTGTTCGACGCGTCGGCCGCCTTACCCGACTTTCTCGACGTCCAGCACGAGCTTCGCGAGAACTTCCGCAACTCGCGGTACGTCGCGACCTTCGCGGCCCGGTTCGGCGACCTCGAGCTCGACTGCGTCACTGGCGACGGACCACCGGTGCGGTTCGTCGCCGTACCGGGTGAGC
Proteins encoded in this region:
- a CDS encoding tyrosine-type recombinase/integrase, whose amino-acid sequence is MRIGEACGLRWRDLDLTSMPPRLTVVWQLDRWGELVHPKTATSRRTIPLRAEAAAELEAWRHRQQHRMADGSENLHGLVFTTRNGHPIDQRNVGRTFHRARTAAGVDHGSLKTFRSTVASQLADAGLHPSKTQAFLGHADVTTTLTYYSAVSDVDDAAELLPKLE
- a CDS encoding HepT-like ribonuclease domain-containing protein; protein product: MSARYPHLKPSMSCASARNSPSRVQTPLEPMPQLITGDKAPVLVARAELQIPGSASVTRATPSRRRCATRRAALVRASRATRSCGWPSPSWSRSSVRPPSGSANRPQRAPVPWSGAARMRDRLTHHYFDFDPDVLWGPSLRTARRCSTFC
- a CDS encoding AAA family ATPase gives rise to the protein MSDIEAPVWVEQVLKDSCIVRSPVTIRLADGAEYDEFIVGRVESLEKGQYGLARGLVPPAKGYSRGQGQWVPGSSWEDFLLARVNLEASFGVVDTAVKEALEEVRSALKDSKALLEATYHGQQEELAAQSKKIAEDRSELRDLISEQRAHEARLNELIEAVESPEAKRVVELLGLRNQEQNVITFSSHEVVSDSPLEKVFSSSATLKSDFDPALLRRATIGTLIARLTGQLLLFGGPPGSGKSTLANALSNGLTGRSAEMIAVRPEWLDTADLLGFLMPGQAIYSTTDFLDILLRGDRKGVPTQIVVLDELNIARIENYAADVLGEFERSKQSREDGRIRLYSPEQLRHLEDRALAAGAGSAESTALRVLRERVRETVLLPKSLCLMGTLNDDATTKELSPKVLDRSLGLRVEHLPPAAVFPPVAGDVQQPSAQEPPWGDAVRPSEAAVVEEVERVWRIITGKEGSSLLEQVDVYPSRRLYNALRAAVHVLPNIPAPAAVTVEDVLIMRLLPAVRAEPGSSAVGDVAKKAKNDWKLTSLGKELEALESRAERRMRPVSWLN
- a CDS encoding NERD domain-containing protein, yielding MGTSVPQDPRWAPESSPAEQTLWRWCVEQLPDRVLVLPQVVMTVGASGRLEEAEADLVLIDPDHGVTVVEVKGGTLSYDATRAVWRRFEGGSREVRDPVNQAKRSRSVLRAALGACGVDTARLAMRWLVAMPECRLAAPGEPVLREGQLWDALVEDQLAVRYARSCGPLSQGEQPLGEAGAARVASILRGRSQQGRPVAAAAVDAHEAQVRIHTESHRNILRRFVTHPHVLVRGAAGTGKTILALEAALQFSSLGDRVLLTCWNVMLGRWLRESLRQELHRIGSPVADQVTDDPRGQVVVTDIADVARHGTTGEAGDDLGEWYYERLPEVLTPEITGGEFDVVVLNEAQDLSELWAIAISSLVARDGRWYAFADSQQDLFDASAALPDFLDVQHELRENFRNSRYVATFAARFGDLELDCVTGDGPPVRFVAVPGEHVIARTAEVARKLQRDERITDDEIAVLWLFHNPAKGATAELATAALAGERVETNSASFKGMERPVVVLGLDMDPQKPKRLEEVKRSIYVAATRARSLLVVVGDPDVAERLGLRKLADDLRGR